A part of Strix uralensis isolate ZFMK-TIS-50842 unplaced genomic scaffold, bStrUra1 scaffold_236, whole genome shotgun sequence genomic DNA contains:
- the LOC141938672 gene encoding syncytin-2-like, with protein sequence MTCTLSNHGHSPTTMPALAGFLLGVFGLCWNLHQAEGWVVPQPKQNIWVTLANMTHQETLCLSTANPENPFSTCLVGVPVDTWPIPQTLQAFSLCNSSKNCTDNWDGVYSHLPQVTQEPQELELLGSVIMDACVFFNYSYNTTRRGQNVNATNAAYHNSTAWCNYTSTNISRSFAVPLALPPGVFLICGDRAWGGVPSKLNGGPCSLGRLTLLTPNVSMILNMTRKHKRVPRTVHRFESSCRDNVEFWNPGQIITASILAPGVGVANALTTLNKLGCWLSKQTNATSLALSGLLTDVDSVRHATLQNRAAIDFLLLAQGHGCEDFEGMCCMNLSDHSESIFKSIQQLKDGVRRLTEEDGLDWLTRMFKGWGLSGWLISLVKTVGVMILVIVTVL encoded by the exons atgacgtgcacgctgtcaaatcatggacattcaccgactaca atgccggccctcgctgggttcctgctcggtgtgtttggcctgtgctggaacctgcatcaggctgaaggatgggtagttccacaacccaagcagaatatctgggtaactttggcaaatatgacacatcaagaaaccttgtgcctttctactgcgaacccggaaaatccattctccacctgtttggtgggagtgccagtagacacatggccaatcccacaaacccttcaggctttctctctttgcaactcttcaaaaaattgtacagataattgggatggtgtatatagtcaccttccacaggttacgcaagaaccccaagagctagagttgctaggctctgttataatggatgcttgtgtgttttttaattactcctataacaccacacggagagggcaaaatgtgaatgcaactaatgctgcttatcataattcaactgcttggtgcaattatacttcgactaacatctcacgatcttttgctgttcctcttgcattacctcctggtgtgtttctaatctgtggagatcgtgcctggggaggcgtcccatctaaactgaatggaggcccgtgtagcctcggacgtctcacgttattaacaccaaatgtgtcaatgattctgaatatgactcgaaaacataagcgagtcccaaggaccgttcatcggtttgaaagttcttgtcgagataacgttgaattctggaatccaggccagatcataacggcctccatattggcaccaggagttggtgttgcaaatgccttaacgactttgaataagttgggatgttggcttagcaaacagactaatgctacttctttagctttaagtggccttttaactgatgttgatagtgttagacatgctactttacagaacagggctgcaattgactttttgcttttagcgcaaggacatggatgtgaagattttgaaggaatgtgttgcatgaatttgtctgaccactcagaatctatttttaaaagtatacagcagctgaaggatggtgtgaggcgtctaacagaagaggacggattggattggcttacaaggatgtttaaaggatggggactttctggatggttgatatctctggtcaaaactgtgggggtcatgatcttggtaattgtgactgtgctttga